Proteins encoded within one genomic window of Streptomyces sp. NBC_01314:
- a CDS encoding DUF3068 domain-containing protein: MRRRAGLILLALAVFFTALSPLLRWYAFPNLAKIPANQYQDMVLEAKDATLLDYGTMTAKTVPEVTIVQTLKGNVEASEEIEKNTDRDVVVWDGLSYVQGPDGRMVSRIPERYIFDAHTQEPVHAKGEMVDGDPVKRQGLEFKWPFLTEKRDYEYFDAQARITAPIHYKGTQDFRGVEVYYFEQTIPWTEVPFPRTMPVEGITRETVAGTGTTRWYTTVRKFWVEPVTGAPVYGEEIHKEELRGGTLLGDREKVTAFAGHVKMREDYIEHTVDLVKSQRLLVLLMTSYLPWGFLGLGILLLALSLYVEARGRRPGEPESSRPPASEPVNA, translated from the coding sequence ATGCGCCGTAGGGCCGGCCTGATCCTGCTCGCGCTCGCCGTGTTCTTCACCGCCCTGTCCCCACTGCTGCGCTGGTACGCCTTCCCGAACCTGGCCAAAATCCCGGCGAACCAGTACCAGGACATGGTCCTGGAGGCGAAGGACGCGACCCTCCTCGACTACGGCACGATGACCGCGAAAACGGTGCCCGAGGTCACCATCGTGCAGACCCTCAAGGGCAACGTGGAGGCCTCCGAGGAGATCGAGAAGAACACCGACCGGGACGTCGTCGTCTGGGACGGCCTGTCGTACGTCCAGGGCCCGGACGGCAGGATGGTCTCCAGGATCCCCGAGCGCTACATCTTCGACGCCCACACCCAGGAACCCGTGCACGCCAAGGGCGAGATGGTGGACGGCGACCCCGTGAAGCGGCAGGGCCTGGAATTCAAGTGGCCCTTCCTCACGGAGAAGAGGGACTACGAGTACTTCGACGCCCAGGCCCGGATCACCGCGCCCATCCACTACAAGGGCACCCAGGACTTCCGGGGCGTCGAGGTCTACTACTTCGAGCAGACCATTCCCTGGACCGAGGTGCCCTTCCCCCGGACCATGCCCGTCGAGGGCATCACCCGGGAGACGGTCGCCGGGACGGGCACGACCCGCTGGTACACCACGGTCCGCAAGTTCTGGGTGGAACCCGTCACCGGAGCCCCCGTCTACGGCGAGGAGATCCACAAGGAGGAACTCCGCGGTGGCACGCTCCTGGGCGACCGCGAGAAGGTGACCGCCTTCGCCGGCCACGTGAAGATGCGCGAGGACTACATCGAGCACACCGTCGACCTGGTGAAGTCCCAGCGCCTCCTCGTCCTCCTCATGACGTCCTACCTGCCCTGGGGCTTCCTGGGCCTGGGCATCCTGCTCCTCGCCCTCTCCCTCTACGTCGAGGCCCGCGGCCGCAGGCCCGGCGAACCGGAGTCCAGCAGGCCCCCGGCGTCCGAGCCGGTCAACGCCTGA